The proteins below are encoded in one region of Myxococcales bacterium:
- the hxsD gene encoding His-Xaa-Ser system protein HxsD translates to MTDEKSETRDQGADTVDFTFQLSEREISFDIDEDLYASDAIYSASYLFIDRCYVFLARPSERKVRVRLRSKGEQTEAEMEALAGEFANELLNSQLRFRIGRATAPIREHYMARAFFGREQNATIAELLAELDAEELAEEPLEIPVPWEAGREKASDG, encoded by the coding sequence ATGACCGACGAAAAAAGCGAGACCCGCGACCAGGGCGCGGACACAGTCGACTTCACCTTCCAGCTGTCCGAGCGAGAGATCAGCTTCGACATCGACGAAGACCTGTACGCCTCGGATGCCATCTACAGCGCGTCGTACCTGTTCATCGACCGCTGCTACGTATTTCTGGCACGTCCGTCGGAGCGCAAGGTCCGGGTGCGGCTGCGCTCGAAGGGCGAGCAAACCGAGGCGGAAATGGAGGCCCTGGCCGGGGAGTTCGCCAACGAGCTCCTGAACAGCCAGCTGCGCTTCCGCATTGGCCGCGCCACCGCGCCGATCCGCGAGCACTACATGGCGCGAGCGTTCTTCGGCCGCGAGCAAAACGCCACGATTGCGGAGCTCTTGGCCGAGCTCGACGCTGAGGAGTTAGCGGAAGAGCCGCTGGAGATCCCGGTGCCGTGGGAAGCCGGGCGGGAAAAGGCGTCGGATGGCTGA
- the hxsB gene encoding His-Xaa-Ser system radical SAM maturase HxsB, translated as MGERKLSVVRLPLAEDKLSFFRYGDVGDKKIITNDTGAFHFLDQETFADFLAGRIGADHAEFRALSEKGFLRQGLDLERVATQIRRKKRFVGQGPHLHIVITTLRCNQSCKYCHASRTNMDRVDTDMSLETAKKVVDHAMQSTSPYINFEFQGGEPTVNMAALRFIVEYSREKNKYEKKDLEHSLVTNMTYMTEENAEWLIDNDVMVCTSLDGPEELHNWNRTWRQGSNAYENVRKWIAYFNRRYIEKGRDPERWHVDALMTTSRKTFDHWKEVVDLYVELGMRTIFLRPLNPYGFALDTWKRIGYSADEYLAFYKRAFEYIVDLNLRGTEICEGTASVFLSKMLTLDDPNFVDIRSPCGAGTGQVAYNYDGKVFTCDEARMTSAMGNDAFQIGQVGASTYEEVHAHPTVKALAVASLQDSLPHCDTCWNKPFCGVCPMHNYMSNGDIFGQRPNSSKCKEHYTIASMLLDRLANDQDGKIERIFRRWTLTRPREPSGSCAV; from the coding sequence ATGGGGGAGCGGAAACTGAGCGTCGTTCGCCTGCCTCTGGCCGAGGACAAACTCTCGTTTTTTCGCTACGGCGACGTCGGCGACAAGAAGATCATCACGAACGACACCGGTGCCTTTCATTTCCTGGACCAGGAGACATTCGCGGATTTCCTGGCGGGTCGCATCGGCGCCGACCACGCCGAGTTCCGCGCCCTATCCGAGAAGGGGTTCCTGCGACAGGGCCTCGATCTCGAGCGGGTTGCCACGCAGATCCGTCGCAAGAAGCGCTTCGTGGGGCAAGGCCCCCACCTGCACATCGTGATCACGACGCTGCGCTGCAATCAGAGCTGCAAGTACTGCCACGCTTCGCGCACCAACATGGATCGGGTCGACACCGACATGTCGCTCGAGACCGCGAAGAAGGTCGTCGACCACGCGATGCAGAGCACGTCGCCCTACATCAATTTCGAGTTTCAAGGTGGTGAGCCGACGGTGAACATGGCCGCCTTGCGTTTCATCGTCGAGTACAGCCGCGAGAAGAACAAGTACGAGAAGAAGGATCTCGAACACTCCTTGGTCACCAACATGACCTACATGACCGAGGAGAACGCGGAGTGGCTGATCGACAACGACGTGATGGTGTGCACGAGCCTGGACGGCCCCGAGGAGCTGCACAACTGGAACCGGACCTGGCGGCAGGGCTCGAACGCCTACGAGAACGTGCGCAAGTGGATCGCCTACTTCAACCGGCGCTACATCGAAAAGGGCCGTGACCCCGAGCGCTGGCACGTGGACGCGCTGATGACGACGTCCCGCAAGACCTTCGACCACTGGAAAGAGGTGGTGGACCTCTACGTCGAGCTCGGCATGCGGACCATCTTCCTGCGGCCCCTCAACCCCTACGGCTTTGCCCTCGATACCTGGAAGCGCATCGGCTACAGCGCCGACGAGTACCTCGCGTTCTACAAGAGGGCCTTCGAGTACATCGTGGACCTGAACCTGCGCGGCACCGAGATCTGCGAGGGGACGGCGTCGGTGTTCCTGTCCAAGATGCTGACCCTGGACGATCCCAACTTCGTCGACATTCGCTCACCCTGCGGCGCCGGAACGGGACAGGTCGCGTACAACTACGACGGGAAGGTCTTCACGTGCGACGAGGCCCGCATGACCTCGGCCATGGGCAACGACGCCTTCCAGATCGGCCAGGTCGGAGCCTCGACCTACGAAGAGGTCCACGCCCACCCCACGGTCAAAGCCCTCGCGGTGGCCTCACTGCAGGACTCTTTGCCGCACTGCGACACCTGCTGGAACAAGCCTTTTTGCGGGGTTTGTCCCATGCACAACTACATGTCGAACGGCGACATCTTCGGCCAGAGACCGAACTCGTCGAAGTGCAAAGAACATTATACAATTGCCTCGATGCTGCTCGACCGCCTGGCCAACGACCAGGACGGAAAGATCGAGCGGATCTTTCGGCGATGGACCTTGACCCGCCCGCGCGAGCCGAGCGGCAGTTGCGCAGTTTGA
- a CDS encoding radical SAM protein: protein MNQLVLTVTRRCNLRCSYCPTAKDGYPSLDETDALRALALFSDRFGGGDVKLFGGEPLLVPEVVCAVLAHSQNDPKIRRVYLSTNGLGLDREFLATLRAHDKVVLTISMDGRPEDHRRSRRALSGVPDAYDHVVALLPELRNTPRVVVTQTIAPSTAAAAHENFSHLVGLGFTRFNFLPGYFLPWRREQLAALDASFDAIKTSIVARWRGGARLYVRNLFTWAPTPFFNTGVVVDSDGSIHPNNLGLSGALDELLPQTRVGTLDDPPTPEALAEKSQLVNRLLEENLPPNVWSSTRLVDASLTRFCRGLYPEFLAHRSRRRAA from the coding sequence GTGAACCAGCTAGTCCTGACCGTCACCCGCCGCTGCAACCTCCGCTGTAGTTACTGCCCGACCGCGAAGGACGGTTACCCTTCGCTCGACGAGACCGACGCGCTGCGGGCGCTCGCGCTGTTCAGCGATCGTTTTGGTGGCGGGGACGTGAAGCTCTTTGGCGGCGAGCCGCTTCTGGTTCCCGAGGTCGTGTGTGCCGTGCTGGCACACAGCCAGAACGACCCCAAGATCCGCCGGGTCTACCTGTCCACCAATGGGCTCGGCCTCGACCGCGAGTTTCTCGCGACTCTGCGCGCTCACGACAAAGTGGTGCTGACGATCTCGATGGACGGCCGCCCCGAAGATCACCGCCGCTCCCGCAGAGCCCTCTCGGGTGTGCCGGACGCGTACGATCACGTCGTCGCGCTGTTGCCTGAGCTCCGGAACACGCCACGGGTCGTCGTCACCCAGACCATCGCCCCGAGCACCGCCGCCGCCGCGCACGAGAACTTCTCCCATCTCGTCGGGCTCGGCTTCACCCGCTTCAACTTCCTGCCCGGGTACTTCTTGCCCTGGCGCAGAGAGCAGCTCGCCGCGCTCGACGCGAGCTTCGACGCGATCAAGACCAGCATCGTCGCACGCTGGCGGGGCGGCGCGAGGCTGTACGTGCGGAACTTGTTCACCTGGGCGCCGACTCCGTTCTTCAACACCGGCGTCGTCGTCGACTCGGACGGCAGCATTCACCCGAACAACCTTGGCCTCTCGGGAGCGCTCGACGAGCTCTTGCCTCAGACTCGCGTGGGCACTCTCGATGACCCGCCCACACCGGAGGCGCTCGCCGAAAAGTCCCAGCTCGTCAATCGCCTGCTCGAGGAGAACCTTCCGCCGAACGTCTGGAGCTCCACCCGGTTGGTGGACGCTTCGCTCACGCGTTTCTGCCGTGGTCTCTACCCCGAGTTCCTCGCGCATCGCTCTCGGAGGCGCGCTGCATGA
- a CDS encoding radical SAM protein: MTHLPVVQTGPAREETPWIGPNGERMARLELHLTYTCPERCVFCSEEHRMQAYRRYPVTWARVATVLRMHASRGVKSVHLTGGEPTIFPDFVDVLRLAKKLGMRTSVGTIGTRLSDPEFAQAALPHLDEALFSLHAPNAALHDELAGRAGSFDQVVAAIETALRLRPDFGAYVNTVVTRKNLEALGDTVALADRLGAKLIVISNVTPEGNGLDRYTELAAPLAELARVLPTVPARAPRAILRFFGTPMCVLGEHGMLSNDLHWDPRVTVEWQTLPGKVTFDGIYSWTPDRKRVHVDACRRCELNQVCMGVFDRYAELFPTDALRPREAP; encoded by the coding sequence ATGACCCACTTGCCGGTCGTGCAGACAGGGCCCGCTCGCGAAGAGACACCCTGGATCGGTCCGAACGGCGAACGCATGGCGCGCCTGGAGCTGCACCTCACCTACACGTGCCCCGAGCGCTGTGTGTTCTGCTCCGAAGAGCACCGCATGCAGGCATACCGGCGCTACCCGGTGACCTGGGCCCGCGTCGCCACCGTGCTGCGCATGCACGCCAGCCGTGGGGTCAAGAGTGTGCACCTGACCGGTGGCGAGCCGACCATCTTCCCGGACTTCGTGGACGTACTCCGCCTGGCGAAGAAGCTCGGCATGCGCACCTCCGTCGGCACCATCGGCACGCGCCTGTCGGACCCGGAATTTGCGCAGGCCGCCCTGCCCCACCTGGACGAAGCGCTGTTCTCGCTCCACGCTCCGAACGCGGCGCTTCATGACGAGCTGGCCGGGCGCGCCGGCAGCTTCGATCAGGTCGTAGCCGCGATCGAGACTGCGCTGAGACTGCGCCCGGACTTTGGTGCCTACGTGAACACGGTGGTCACTCGCAAGAACCTGGAAGCCCTCGGCGACACCGTCGCTCTGGCCGATCGGCTGGGCGCAAAGCTCATCGTCATCTCCAACGTCACTCCCGAGGGCAACGGGCTCGATCGCTACACGGAGCTCGCAGCGCCCCTCGCGGAGCTGGCGCGGGTGCTGCCGACGGTGCCTGCGCGAGCGCCGCGGGCGATCCTGCGCTTCTTCGGGACCCCGATGTGTGTGCTCGGAGAGCACGGCATGCTCTCCAATGATCTGCACTGGGATCCCCGTGTCACCGTCGAGTGGCAGACGCTCCCAGGGAAAGTGACCTTCGACGGCATCTACTCGTGGACGCCGGACCGCAAGCGGGTCCACGTTGACGCTTGCCGGCGGTGCGAGCTGAACCAAGTCTGCATGGGGGTGTTCGATCGTTACGCCGAGCTGTTCCCCACGGACGCGCTCCGGCCAAGAGAGGCACCGTGA
- a CDS encoding radical SAM protein has translation MSQVKSSLRDLRKNVEINVGKSCNNKCVFCLDGMPSKEDKRFIPFDEMKRELERWRAEGHESVGFLGGEPTTYPSIVQSIAHAKALGFTRIAIATNAMMLRRPKFTDELLDAGLTRVTISMHGHTAPLEDKLTAVPGGFEKKKLAISILQDRRKHGALVDGVSVNLVLNGWNYRHLPKMMRFFFDDQGLDDFRVNFVRSEGYAENNPDLTPTFSEVVPILMKAVLLNEYHFKKTFTFGGMPLCVLPGEFLNSKNLLRKYVGDIYRDLSTDCSIRNEGTDLGVARVEDRRARFNWQDRKRFDLKRHLDACTGCALTETCEGVWHGYLDIYGGSEVSTLTVEQGRLARRLPLATDKPRPLAQVPANPHPVRLTLLHDV, from the coding sequence GTGAGCCAGGTCAAGAGCTCGCTGCGCGATCTGCGCAAGAACGTCGAGATCAACGTCGGCAAGTCCTGCAACAACAAGTGTGTCTTTTGCCTCGACGGCATGCCCAGCAAAGAGGACAAACGCTTCATCCCGTTCGACGAGATGAAACGGGAGCTCGAGCGCTGGCGAGCCGAAGGCCACGAATCGGTGGGGTTCCTCGGCGGGGAGCCCACGACCTACCCGAGCATCGTGCAGTCCATCGCCCATGCGAAGGCCCTCGGTTTCACCCGCATCGCCATCGCGACCAACGCAATGATGCTGCGGCGCCCCAAGTTCACCGACGAGCTGCTCGATGCCGGGCTGACCCGTGTGACCATCTCGATGCACGGTCACACCGCCCCGCTCGAGGACAAACTCACGGCAGTGCCGGGTGGGTTCGAGAAAAAGAAGCTGGCCATCTCGATCCTGCAAGACCGCCGAAAACACGGTGCGCTCGTGGACGGCGTCTCGGTCAACCTGGTGCTCAACGGCTGGAACTATCGGCATCTGCCCAAGATGATGCGGTTCTTCTTCGACGATCAGGGGCTCGACGACTTCCGGGTCAACTTCGTGCGCTCGGAGGGCTACGCAGAGAACAACCCCGACCTCACGCCCACCTTCAGCGAGGTCGTGCCCATCTTGATGAAGGCAGTGCTCTTGAACGAGTACCACTTCAAGAAGACCTTCACCTTCGGCGGCATGCCCCTGTGTGTCTTGCCCGGGGAGTTCTTGAACAGCAAGAACCTGCTCCGGAAGTACGTCGGCGACATCTACCGAGATCTGTCGACGGACTGCTCGATTCGCAACGAGGGCACGGATCTCGGGGTCGCCCGGGTCGAAGACCGGCGCGCGCGGTTCAACTGGCAGGACCGGAAACGCTTCGATCTGAAGCGACACCTCGACGCCTGCACGGGCTGCGCCCTCACGGAAACCTGCGAGGGGGTCTGGCACGGGTACCTGGACATCTACGGCGGCAGCGAGGTCTCGACCCTGACTGTGGAGCAAGGCCGGCTCGCGCGGCGGCTACCGCTCGCGACCGACAAACCGCGCCCCCTCGCTCAGGTGCCCGCGAACCCCCACCCGGTTCGCCTCACCCTGCTGCATGACGTGTGA
- a CDS encoding putative metal-binding motif-containing protein, with protein sequence MRVRTLRFGLVLVGLLTCAGLTFSCASGEEAVSSNGGKSGAGGSGGSGNTDGGGGTGNKDGGGDGSSCGPVEPEVCDGKDNDCDGKIDEEDATDAKTYYEDKDGDGFGVSSKSIKACKQPQGYGDKTGDCNDADPAYHPGALENNCDDPNDYNCDGATGYNDSDGDGFPACKECDDKDKSVYPGAAEVCDGKDNDCDGSASFPGGEGDSDGDGSIACKDCNDKDKDMFPGNPEICDGKDNDCNPATEAAGGETDGDGDGSPTCEDCDDNDKNNYPGNTEKCDGKDNDCKSGANFPGGEADADGDGSASCIDCDDADPDRFPGNPEKCDGKDNDCNAATSASGGENDKDGDGSPACADCNDNDNKMYPGNAEICDGKDNNCNVVIDQSEVPINILCPNGAHVSASTCNGSLGCEVQSCTANYYNLNGTFSDGCECLAQPVIGQGTSCGGAINMGNLADVSAATVTVQGNVPVAGREIWYSFNATDDADTAGDEFHVDIRFLTNPGNVYRMEVYRSGCPGSGGAQLASGEAQNTDWKVDFPTTNTGCSGGPLPCGQGDCTGTPVAGKNTCSNDGATFYVKISSVGSPACAPYSLELSNGKY encoded by the coding sequence GTGAGAGTTCGAACGCTCCGTTTTGGTTTGGTCCTGGTGGGCCTCTTGACCTGTGCCGGCCTCACGTTCTCCTGCGCAAGCGGCGAAGAAGCCGTGAGCTCCAACGGCGGCAAGTCCGGTGCCGGTGGCAGCGGTGGCAGTGGCAATACCGACGGCGGTGGCGGCACCGGGAACAAGGACGGCGGCGGCGACGGCAGCAGCTGCGGCCCAGTCGAGCCAGAGGTTTGTGACGGCAAGGACAACGACTGCGACGGCAAGATCGACGAGGAGGACGCGACCGACGCCAAGACCTATTACGAGGACAAGGACGGCGACGGCTTCGGGGTATCGAGCAAGTCGATCAAGGCCTGCAAACAACCTCAAGGCTACGGTGACAAGACCGGCGACTGTAACGACGCCGACCCGGCGTACCATCCGGGCGCGCTCGAGAACAACTGCGACGACCCGAACGACTACAACTGCGACGGCGCGACTGGGTACAACGACTCCGACGGCGACGGATTTCCCGCGTGCAAGGAGTGCGACGACAAGGACAAGTCGGTCTACCCGGGTGCTGCGGAGGTTTGTGACGGGAAGGACAACGACTGCGACGGCTCCGCCTCTTTCCCGGGTGGCGAGGGCGACAGCGACGGCGACGGGTCGATCGCCTGCAAGGACTGCAACGACAAAGACAAGGACATGTTCCCGGGTAATCCGGAGATCTGCGACGGCAAAGACAACGACTGCAACCCGGCGACCGAAGCGGCGGGCGGTGAGACGGACGGCGACGGGGACGGCTCTCCCACGTGTGAAGACTGCGACGACAACGACAAGAACAACTACCCGGGCAACACCGAGAAGTGCGACGGCAAGGACAACGACTGCAAGAGCGGCGCCAATTTCCCGGGTGGTGAAGCTGACGCCGACGGTGACGGTTCCGCGTCGTGCATCGACTGCGACGACGCCGATCCCGACCGATTCCCGGGCAATCCCGAGAAGTGCGACGGCAAGGACAACGACTGCAACGCCGCGACCAGCGCGTCGGGCGGAGAAAATGACAAGGACGGAGACGGCTCACCCGCCTGCGCGGACTGCAACGACAACGACAACAAGATGTACCCGGGCAACGCCGAGATCTGCGACGGCAAGGACAACAATTGCAACGTCGTCATCGATCAGTCGGAAGTCCCCATCAACATTCTGTGCCCCAACGGGGCTCATGTGTCGGCAAGCACCTGCAACGGGTCTCTCGGGTGCGAGGTCCAGAGTTGCACCGCCAACTACTACAATTTGAACGGCACGTTCAGCGATGGTTGCGAGTGTCTGGCTCAGCCCGTGATCGGCCAGGGTACGAGCTGCGGGGGCGCCATCAACATGGGCAACCTTGCGGATGTCTCGGCGGCGACCGTGACGGTGCAAGGCAACGTGCCGGTGGCGGGTCGGGAGATTTGGTACAGCTTCAACGCGACGGACGATGCGGACACGGCGGGCGACGAGTTCCACGTGGACATCCGTTTCCTCACCAATCCCGGCAACGTCTATCGGATGGAAGTGTATCGCTCTGGATGCCCGGGCAGCGGCGGCGCTCAACTCGCGAGCGGTGAGGCCCAGAATACGGACTGGAAGGTCGACTTCCCCACCACGAACACGGGATGTTCTGGTGGTCCACTGCCGTGTGGGCAGGGCGACTGTACCGGCACGCCGGTGGCGGGCAAGAACACCTGCAGCAACGACGGCGCCACCTTCTACGTCAAGATCTCGAGCGTGGGATCGCCGGCGTGCGCGCCCTACTCACTCGAGCTGTCGAACGGCAAGTACTGA
- a CDS encoding IgGFc-binding protein: MCALVLLTWPFAACGSSADAPPGGEGGSGGSGGTSGVGGVPDGGGGIVVGGTAGTGGGINFDAGKCPRCSDDLHQIVACDGSVVKACLGTEGCDVSTVTCKDACEAARNVKRSIGCEYYSVFMDQLEADACFAVFVANTWNQAAHIQVEYDGKNIPVDQIGYLPIGKGPSLAYVPLGTDGISPDKVAILFLAGPDGVPSKDNPVCPKPSAVPSGAMLFNATGKGKAFRITSDVPVVAYQINPFGGGSAATAGASLLLPTSAWDTNYLAIHAYNAGPQLTSLNIVAKEPTTVKILPKKPIVGGGGLLGGQVGFPYSVSLAAGEHVQFTQLDSLEGSTVQSDKPVGFFAGARCSQIPYNVYACDHLEQMIPPIQALGSEYVGVSYKPRSGEPAYWRMQGVVDGTELKWSSDIGGPATLSQGQSVEFVTQFPFVVSSQDADHPFLLMAHMTGGNTSNMGGIGDADSVLSVPPSQYLTSYVFFTDPTYPVTNLVVVRAPTDGKFEDVTLDCSFYPLKDWKPVGDYEYTRVDLTTDDFANVGPCSTGARKMESKGRFGVWVWGWGSPQTSSFTSYVSYGYPAGMNAELINKVVVNVPK, encoded by the coding sequence TTGTGCGCTCTGGTCCTCCTGACTTGGCCGTTCGCCGCTTGCGGCAGCAGCGCAGATGCCCCGCCCGGAGGTGAAGGCGGCAGCGGCGGCAGCGGCGGCACTTCCGGGGTCGGCGGTGTTCCCGACGGCGGCGGCGGCATCGTGGTCGGCGGCACTGCGGGCACGGGCGGCGGCATCAACTTCGATGCCGGGAAGTGCCCACGATGCTCCGACGACCTGCATCAGATCGTCGCCTGCGATGGCAGCGTCGTGAAAGCGTGCCTCGGGACCGAGGGCTGCGACGTCTCGACGGTGACCTGCAAGGATGCGTGTGAGGCCGCCCGCAACGTCAAGCGCTCCATTGGCTGTGAGTACTACTCGGTCTTCATGGATCAGCTCGAGGCCGACGCGTGTTTCGCCGTGTTCGTCGCGAACACCTGGAACCAGGCGGCGCACATCCAGGTCGAGTACGACGGCAAGAACATACCGGTCGATCAGATCGGCTATCTACCCATCGGCAAGGGGCCCTCGCTCGCCTACGTTCCGCTCGGAACCGATGGAATTTCGCCCGACAAGGTCGCGATCTTGTTTCTGGCCGGACCCGACGGAGTGCCGTCCAAAGACAACCCCGTGTGTCCGAAACCAAGCGCCGTTCCGAGTGGCGCAATGCTGTTCAACGCGACGGGCAAGGGCAAAGCATTCCGAATTACCTCGGACGTGCCCGTCGTTGCCTATCAGATCAACCCGTTCGGCGGCGGCAGCGCGGCCACGGCCGGCGCGTCGCTGCTGCTTCCCACCAGCGCGTGGGACACCAACTACCTGGCGATCCACGCCTACAACGCCGGGCCTCAGCTGACGTCGCTCAACATCGTGGCCAAAGAGCCGACCACGGTGAAGATTCTTCCCAAGAAGCCCATCGTCGGCGGCGGCGGTCTCTTGGGTGGCCAGGTCGGATTCCCCTACAGCGTGAGCCTCGCCGCCGGGGAGCACGTGCAGTTCACCCAGCTCGACTCGCTGGAGGGCAGCACCGTGCAGTCCGACAAGCCGGTGGGGTTCTTCGCGGGCGCACGCTGCTCGCAGATCCCGTACAACGTCTACGCCTGTGACCACCTAGAGCAGATGATTCCGCCCATCCAGGCACTGGGCAGTGAATACGTGGGGGTGTCGTACAAACCGCGCAGTGGCGAGCCGGCGTACTGGCGCATGCAGGGCGTCGTGGACGGGACCGAGCTGAAGTGGTCGAGTGACATCGGCGGTCCTGCCACCCTCTCGCAGGGGCAGAGTGTGGAGTTCGTGACCCAGTTCCCGTTCGTGGTCTCGAGCCAAGACGCGGACCACCCGTTCTTGCTGATGGCACACATGACGGGCGGAAACACCAGCAACATGGGCGGCATCGGCGACGCCGACTCGGTGCTCTCGGTTCCGCCGTCCCAGTATTTGACCAGCTACGTGTTCTTCACCGACCCGACCTATCCGGTCACGAATCTCGTCGTCGTGCGCGCGCCGACCGACGGCAAGTTCGAGGATGTCACCCTCGACTGCTCGTTCTATCCACTCAAGGATTGGAAGCCCGTCGGAGACTACGAGTACACCCGCGTGGATCTGACCACGGACGATTTCGCGAACGTGGGCCCTTGCTCGACGGGCGCTCGCAAGATGGAAAGCAAGGGGCGCTTCGGAGTCTGGGTCTGGGGTTGGGGCTCGCCGCAGACCTCTTCGTTCACCTCCTACGTTTCCTACGGCTATCCAGCGGGGATGAACGCGGAGCTCATCAACAAGGTCGTCGTCAACGTGCCCAAGTGA
- a CDS encoding radical SAM protein — MRVDIRTGYGCQNRCWFCPQGNLRATWPSASISELRERVRAARALGDQLVLSGGEPTLHPDLLPLVRFAHGLGFREIELQTNGRLLASKAAATALLDAGVSQVSPALHGDSARLHDALTREPGSFRETVAAIRALGKTGIRVVVHTLILAPNLARLPRVAELASALGASAMHLGLVNTVGDVEHAFDELVPHLSQLPPMLERTVRVRERLGLSLTLDGIPPCVAGEHAALSSDADDSTTVHDVPVDAAQPLAASRRRRQGPICESCAARGHCPGIWSLYAARRGFDELVPLSSYQHTPVREDGAARADRPLSELAHRHLDVIAGSAAQTIGVEHDRERDVLSIVIRTPCNNRCDFCTTRIMHEETATAWDTVDEAANVLTTTERYRQLGARRAVFVAMEPLEHPQICEIVRGCRAQGYSEVELWTNARRLHDPAFARALVDAGVTQLRVPFFGATASVHDRVTTKVGSFDESVAGIRNIRAAGLSHECVSLCYLLVRKNHHELVDFLSLAEREELGSVVDYDIGAPSSADLRFYEPIAMRLEDVARELSTRLASAPEHRQFVLNRVRRWLPPCVALRHFGPEIVAQYPARAPGRQLAIRMVNAAEGAETGAGRGGEKKVRVACDRRADCAAGEVCPGYFSHYVELHGHTEFEPLPPAAWTAGAARQD, encoded by the coding sequence GTGCGCGTCGACATTCGAACCGGGTATGGGTGCCAGAACCGCTGCTGGTTTTGTCCGCAAGGAAACCTGCGCGCGACCTGGCCAAGTGCAAGCATCAGCGAGCTCAGAGAGCGGGTCCGCGCTGCGCGAGCACTCGGCGATCAACTGGTGCTCTCCGGCGGCGAGCCAACACTCCACCCGGACCTCTTGCCTCTGGTCCGCTTCGCGCACGGGCTGGGCTTCCGCGAGATCGAGCTGCAGACCAACGGGCGCCTGCTGGCGTCCAAGGCCGCCGCCACTGCTCTCCTCGACGCCGGCGTCTCCCAGGTTTCCCCTGCGCTGCACGGCGACAGCGCAAGGCTGCACGACGCGCTGACCCGGGAGCCGGGCTCCTTTCGTGAGACCGTCGCGGCCATCCGCGCGCTCGGCAAGACGGGCATTCGTGTCGTCGTACACACGTTGATCCTCGCCCCGAACCTGGCGCGCCTGCCGCGCGTCGCGGAGCTCGCGAGCGCCCTGGGTGCATCGGCAATGCACCTCGGGCTGGTCAATACGGTGGGCGATGTCGAACATGCGTTCGACGAGCTCGTGCCTCACCTCTCACAGCTTCCACCCATGCTCGAGCGGACAGTGAGGGTCAGAGAGCGCCTCGGGCTGTCGCTCACGCTGGATGGCATTCCACCCTGCGTCGCAGGCGAGCACGCCGCGCTCTCGAGCGACGCCGACGACTCCACGACAGTGCACGACGTGCCGGTTGACGCCGCGCAGCCGCTCGCGGCGAGTCGGCGACGGCGCCAGGGTCCGATCTGCGAGAGCTGCGCGGCGCGCGGGCACTGCCCCGGGATCTGGAGCCTGTACGCAGCCCGCCGCGGCTTCGACGAGCTCGTGCCGCTGTCGTCGTACCAACACACGCCGGTCCGCGAGGACGGCGCGGCGCGCGCCGATCGTCCACTGTCGGAGCTCGCTCATCGACACCTAGACGTGATCGCCGGATCGGCCGCCCAGACGATTGGTGTCGAACACGACCGGGAACGAGACGTGCTCAGCATCGTGATCCGCACGCCTTGCAACAATCGCTGTGACTTCTGCACGACGCGCATCATGCACGAGGAGACCGCGACCGCCTGGGACACGGTCGACGAAGCGGCGAACGTGCTCACGACAACGGAGCGCTATCGGCAGCTCGGCGCACGACGAGCGGTCTTTGTTGCCATGGAACCGCTGGAGCACCCACAGATCTGCGAGATCGTCCGCGGCTGCCGGGCGCAAGGCTACTCGGAGGTCGAGCTCTGGACGAACGCCCGCCGCCTGCATGACCCAGCATTCGCCCGGGCGCTCGTCGACGCCGGGGTCACTCAGCTGCGGGTTCCGTTCTTCGGTGCAACCGCCAGCGTTCACGATCGCGTGACGACCAAGGTTGGCTCGTTCGACGAGTCCGTCGCCGGCATCCGAAACATCCGCGCGGCCGGCCTCAGCCACGAGTGTGTGAGCCTCTGCTACCTGCTCGTGAGGAAGAACCATCACGAGCTGGTGGACTTCCTTTCGCTGGCCGAGCGCGAGGAGCTCGGCTCAGTCGTCGACTACGACATCGGAGCTCCATCGAGCGCCGACCTGCGTTTCTACGAGCCGATCGCCATGCGACTCGAGGACGTGGCCCGGGAGCTGTCGACCCGTCTTGCCTCGGCGCCCGAACATCGCCAGTTCGTGCTCAATCGGGTCCGCCGCTGGCTGCCCCCGTGCGTGGCGCTCCGTCACTTCGGCCCGGAGATCGTGGCTCAGTACCCAGCGCGCGCGCCCGGCCGCCAGCTCGCCATTCGCATGGTCAATGCAGCCGAGGGCGCTGAGACAGGCGCTGGACGAGGCGGCGAGAAGAAGGTCCGTGTGGCCTGCGACCGGCGCGCGGACTGTGCCGCCGGCGAGGTCTGCCCGGGGTATTTTTCACACTACGTCGAGCTGCACGGACACACGGAATTCGAGCCGCTCCCGCCGGCTGCCTGGACGGCCGGAGCCGCCCGACAAGACTGA